The following are encoded together in the Diachasmimorpha longicaudata isolate KC_UGA_2023 chromosome 3, iyDiaLong2, whole genome shotgun sequence genome:
- the Bre1 gene encoding E3 ubiquitin-protein ligase Bre1 isoform X1 encodes MSKRSADAGDSSSQPPIKKVQFEPILIGPISTLEEMDMKVLQFQNKKLAQRLEQRHRMETELRQRIEQLEKRQTQDDAVLNVVNRYWNQLNEDIRVLLQRFDAETADESENKNESEATTSFLMQLSTWDKEELDDKLAHRVQVSKRAVSKVVQAFDRLSQRNEKITLALKGEYEGEEAPNIDEVVRKANNEIQTENRNLQAINIQLHEKYHTMSLKMSELQDTITGKDTLSAELRNQVDDLQYELNKVRARNDKLEHHLGEAIEKLKAFQQIHGTDDKGTNKPSTLVPSSVSQTKLEDLQRELEETRELANNRLQELDKLHQQHRDVLKEVERLKMDIRQLPESVIVETTEYKCLQSQFSVLYNESMQLKTQLDDARAQLQTSKNSHLRHIEMMESEELMAQKKLRGECIQLEDVLAQLRKEYEMLRIEFEQNLAANEQTGPINREMRHLITSLQNHNQQLKGEVHRYKRKYKEASAEIPKLKKDVDELTTKLGQQSSQESKEGNNSDGSCKEEETMNSMPGSMQIKEEGTSIKRELGIDEEVEAIEIGEGEGSKGNSDSHALTSPTLKKEKDIKREKDIKKETAVKTEHRDPAHRLKDPKVAESEIVRDLKAQLKKTVNEMKEMKLLLDMYKGVGKEQRDKVQLMAAERKTRAELEELRQQLKKIQTFELQENKREERKKLADEDAQIKIKKLEEQTYTLQRQVASQKQNCVWMQEEEALLNEMEVTGQAFEDMQEQNSRLIQQLREKDDANFKLMTERIKSNQLHKLAREEKDVLKEQVTTLTTQVEAANVVVRKLEEKERLLQNSLATVEKELALRQQAMEMHKRKAIESAQSAADLKLHLEKYHSQMKEAQQVVAEKTSSLEAEAYKTKRLQEEIAQLRRKVERMKKIELAETLDEVMAEELREYKETLTCPSCKVKRKDAVLTKCFHVFCWDCLRTRYETRQRKCPKCNGAFGANDYHRLYLST; translated from the exons ATGTCGAAGCGTTCAGCAGATGCAGGGGACAGTAGTTCCCAACCCCCGATAAAGAAAGTCCAGTTTGAACCGATTTTAATCGGTCCGATATCAACATTGGAGGAAATGGACATGAAAGTCCTTCAATTCCAGAATAAAAAGCTTGCTCAG AGGTTAGAGCAGAGGCACAGAATGGAGACAGAGCTTAGACAGAGAATTGAACAGCTAGAGAAGAGGCAAACACAGGATGATGCTGTGCTCAATGTAGTCAATCGCTACTGGAATCAATTAAATGAAGACATCCGAGTGCTGTTGCAGAGGTTTGATGCTGAAACTGCTGACGAGTCCGAGAATAAAAACGAGTCAGAAGCCACTACTTCCTTCCTGATGCAGCTCTCCACATGGGACAAGGAAGAGCTAGATGACAAGCTGGCCCATCGGGTACAGGTCTCGAAACGCGCCGTTTCAAAGGTCGTCCAGGCATTTGATCGTCTCTCCCAACGAAACGAGAAGATAACCCTCGCTTTGAAGGGCGAGTACGAGGGTGAGGAAGCTCCAAACATTGACGAGGTAGTTCGCAAGGCCAACAATGAAATACAAACCGAGAACAGAAATCTCCAGGCCATCAACATTCAACTGCACGAAAAATACCACACAATGTCGCTGAAGATGTCTGAACTCCAGGACACAATAACTGGCAAGGACACGTTATCAGCAGAACTTCGTAACCAAGTAGACGATCTCCAGTACGAGCTGAATAAAGTTCGGGCGAGAAATGACAAGCTAGAGCATCACTTGGGTGAGGCAATAGAAAAGCTGAAAGCATTCCAACAAATCCATGGCACTGACGACAAAGGAACCAATAAGCCGAGCACCCTGGTTCCTTCAAGTGTATCTCAGACGAAATTAGAGGATCTCCAACGTGAGCTGGAGGAGACAAGAGAATTAGCTAACAATAGACTTCAGGAATTAGATAAATTACATCAGCAGCACCGAGACGTATTGAAGGAAGTGGAGCGATTGAAGATGGATATTAGACAGCTCCCAGAGTCGGTAATAGTGGAGACAACTGAGTACAAATGCCTCCAGTCCCAGTTTTCAGTGCTGTACAATGAATCAATGCAGCTGAAGACTCAACTGGACGATGCGAGAGCACAATTGCAGACTAGTAAGAATTCCCATTTGAGGCACATTGAGATGATGGAGAGTGAGGAGCTGATGGCACAGAAAAAACTCAGGGGCGAGTGCATTCAACTGGAGGATGTACTGGCCCAGTTGAGGAAGGAGTATGAAATGCTTAGGATTGAATTCGAGCAGAATTTAGCTGCCAACGAACAGACTGGACCTATCAACAGGGAGATGAGGCATCTGATCACCTCTCTGCAGAATCATAATCAACAGCTGAAGGGAGAGGTCCATAGGTACAAGAGGAAGTATAAAGAGGCTTCTGCtgaaattccaaaattaaaaaaagacgTAGATGAACTGACAACAAAGCTGGGACAGCAGTCATCCCAAGAGAGTAAAGAGGGGAACAATTCTGATGGAAGTTGCAAAGAAGAAGAGACTATGAACTCTATGCCCGGGTCCATGCAAATTAAAGAGGAAGGGACTTCCATAAAACGCGAATTGGGGATTGATGAGGAGGTCGAGGCCATCGAGATAGGTGAAGGTGAAGGGAGTAAAGGGAACAGTGATTCTCACGCATTAACTTCACCGACCCTTAAGAAGGAGAAGGACATTAAGAGGGAGAAGGACATTAAGAAAGAAACCGCTGTGAAAACTGAGCACAGGGATCCAGCGCATAGACTCAAGGATCCTAAAGTAGCTGAATCGGAGATTGTGAGAGACCTCAAGGCTCAGCTTAA aaAAACAGTGAACGAAATGAAGGAAATGAAGCTCCTCCTGGACATGTACAAAGGTGTAGGCAAGGAGCAGCGTGACAAAGTTCAACTAATGGCAGCTGAACGAAAAACACGAGCAGAACTTGAAGAACTTCGTCAACAGCTGAAAAAAATCCAG ACGTTTGAATTGCAGGAAAACAAGAGGGAGGAGCGCAAGAAACTTGCCGACGAAGATGCACAGATCAAAATCAAGAAGCTGGAGGAACAGACTTACACACTTCAGCGACAGGTTGCTTCACAAAAACAG AATTGCGTTTGGATGCAGGAAGAGGAAGCGTTATTAAACGAAATGGAGGTAACTGGCCAAGCATTTGAAGATATGCAGGAGCAAAACTCTCGCTTGATTCAGCAATTGCGTGAAAAAGATGACGCCAACTTCAAATTAATGACTGAGAGAATAAAAAGTAATCAATTGCATAAATTAGCCAGAGAGGAGAAAGATGTTCTCAAGGAGCAAGTCACGACTTTGACAACGCAAGTCGAGGCGGCCAATGTTGTTGTACGAAAATTGGAAGAGAAGGAGCGACTTTTGCAGAATTCACTAGCCACTGTGGAGAAGGAACTGGCACTTAGGCAACAGGCCATGGAAATGCACAAGAGAAAGGCTATTGAAAGTGCACAGAGCGCTGCTGATTTGAAACTCCATCTCG aaaaatatcattcacAAATGAAAGAGGCGCAGCAGGTAGTGGCCGAGAAGACAAGCTCCTTGGAAGCTGAAGCCTACAAAACCAAGAGACTTCAAGAAGAAATCGCTCAATTACGAAGGAAGGTAGAGAGAATGAAGAAGATCGAATTGGCAGAAACTCTGGACGAAGTTATGGCGGAAGAACTCCGAGAGTACAAAGAAACACTCACCTGTCCCTCGTGCAAAGTCAAACGTAAGGATGCAGTACTCACGAAGTGCTTCCATGTTTTCTGCTGGGATTGTCTTCGTACCCGATATGAAACTCGTCAAAGGAAATGTCCAAAGTGCAACGGTGCATTTGGTGCAAATGATTATCATCGTTTGTATCTCTCAACGTGA
- the Bre1 gene encoding E3 ubiquitin-protein ligase Bre1 isoform X4, which produces MSKRSADAGDSSSQPPIKKVQFEPILIGPISTLEEMDMKVLQFQNKKLAQRLEQRHRMETELRQRIEQLEKRQTQDDAVLNVVNRYWNQLNEDIRVLLQRFDAETADESENKNESEATTSFLMQLSTWDKEELDDKLAHRVQVSKRAVSKVVQAFDRLSQRNEKITLALKGEYEGEEAPNIDEVVRKANNEIQTENRNLQAINIQLHEKYHTMSLKMSELQDTITGKDTLSAELRNQVDDLQYELNKVRARNDKLEHHLGEAIEKLKAFQQIHGTDDKGTNKPSTLVPSSVSQTKLEDLQRELEETRELANNRLQELDKLHQQHRDVLKEVERLKMDIRQLPESVIVETTEYKCLQSQFSVLYNESMQLKTQLDDARAQLQTSKNSHLRHIEMMESEELMAQKKLRGECIQLEDVLAQLRKEYEMLRIEFEQNLAANEQTGPINREMRHLITSLQNHNQQLKGEVHRYKRKYKEASAEIPKLKKDVDELTTKLGQQSSQESKEGNNSDGSCKEEETMNSMPGSMQIKEEGTSIKRELGIDEEVEAIEIGEGEGSKGNSDSHALTSPTLKKEKDIKREKDIKKETAVKTEHRDPAHRLKDPKVAESEIVRDLKAQLKKTVNEMKEMKLLLDMYKGVGKEQRDKVQLMAAERKTRAELEELRQQLKKIQENKREERKKLADEDAQIKIKKLEEQTYTLQRQVASQKQEEEALLNEMEVTGQAFEDMQEQNSRLIQQLREKDDANFKLMTERIKSNQLHKLAREEKDVLKEQVTTLTTQVEAANVVVRKLEEKERLLQNSLATVEKELALRQQAMEMHKRKAIESAQSAADLKLHLEKYHSQMKEAQQVVAEKTSSLEAEAYKTKRLQEEIAQLRRKVERMKKIELAETLDEVMAEELREYKETLTCPSCKVKRKDAVLTKCFHVFCWDCLRTRYETRQRKCPKCNGAFGANDYHRLYLST; this is translated from the exons ATGTCGAAGCGTTCAGCAGATGCAGGGGACAGTAGTTCCCAACCCCCGATAAAGAAAGTCCAGTTTGAACCGATTTTAATCGGTCCGATATCAACATTGGAGGAAATGGACATGAAAGTCCTTCAATTCCAGAATAAAAAGCTTGCTCAG AGGTTAGAGCAGAGGCACAGAATGGAGACAGAGCTTAGACAGAGAATTGAACAGCTAGAGAAGAGGCAAACACAGGATGATGCTGTGCTCAATGTAGTCAATCGCTACTGGAATCAATTAAATGAAGACATCCGAGTGCTGTTGCAGAGGTTTGATGCTGAAACTGCTGACGAGTCCGAGAATAAAAACGAGTCAGAAGCCACTACTTCCTTCCTGATGCAGCTCTCCACATGGGACAAGGAAGAGCTAGATGACAAGCTGGCCCATCGGGTACAGGTCTCGAAACGCGCCGTTTCAAAGGTCGTCCAGGCATTTGATCGTCTCTCCCAACGAAACGAGAAGATAACCCTCGCTTTGAAGGGCGAGTACGAGGGTGAGGAAGCTCCAAACATTGACGAGGTAGTTCGCAAGGCCAACAATGAAATACAAACCGAGAACAGAAATCTCCAGGCCATCAACATTCAACTGCACGAAAAATACCACACAATGTCGCTGAAGATGTCTGAACTCCAGGACACAATAACTGGCAAGGACACGTTATCAGCAGAACTTCGTAACCAAGTAGACGATCTCCAGTACGAGCTGAATAAAGTTCGGGCGAGAAATGACAAGCTAGAGCATCACTTGGGTGAGGCAATAGAAAAGCTGAAAGCATTCCAACAAATCCATGGCACTGACGACAAAGGAACCAATAAGCCGAGCACCCTGGTTCCTTCAAGTGTATCTCAGACGAAATTAGAGGATCTCCAACGTGAGCTGGAGGAGACAAGAGAATTAGCTAACAATAGACTTCAGGAATTAGATAAATTACATCAGCAGCACCGAGACGTATTGAAGGAAGTGGAGCGATTGAAGATGGATATTAGACAGCTCCCAGAGTCGGTAATAGTGGAGACAACTGAGTACAAATGCCTCCAGTCCCAGTTTTCAGTGCTGTACAATGAATCAATGCAGCTGAAGACTCAACTGGACGATGCGAGAGCACAATTGCAGACTAGTAAGAATTCCCATTTGAGGCACATTGAGATGATGGAGAGTGAGGAGCTGATGGCACAGAAAAAACTCAGGGGCGAGTGCATTCAACTGGAGGATGTACTGGCCCAGTTGAGGAAGGAGTATGAAATGCTTAGGATTGAATTCGAGCAGAATTTAGCTGCCAACGAACAGACTGGACCTATCAACAGGGAGATGAGGCATCTGATCACCTCTCTGCAGAATCATAATCAACAGCTGAAGGGAGAGGTCCATAGGTACAAGAGGAAGTATAAAGAGGCTTCTGCtgaaattccaaaattaaaaaaagacgTAGATGAACTGACAACAAAGCTGGGACAGCAGTCATCCCAAGAGAGTAAAGAGGGGAACAATTCTGATGGAAGTTGCAAAGAAGAAGAGACTATGAACTCTATGCCCGGGTCCATGCAAATTAAAGAGGAAGGGACTTCCATAAAACGCGAATTGGGGATTGATGAGGAGGTCGAGGCCATCGAGATAGGTGAAGGTGAAGGGAGTAAAGGGAACAGTGATTCTCACGCATTAACTTCACCGACCCTTAAGAAGGAGAAGGACATTAAGAGGGAGAAGGACATTAAGAAAGAAACCGCTGTGAAAACTGAGCACAGGGATCCAGCGCATAGACTCAAGGATCCTAAAGTAGCTGAATCGGAGATTGTGAGAGACCTCAAGGCTCAGCTTAA aaAAACAGTGAACGAAATGAAGGAAATGAAGCTCCTCCTGGACATGTACAAAGGTGTAGGCAAGGAGCAGCGTGACAAAGTTCAACTAATGGCAGCTGAACGAAAAACACGAGCAGAACTTGAAGAACTTCGTCAACAGCTGAAAAAAATCCAG GAAAACAAGAGGGAGGAGCGCAAGAAACTTGCCGACGAAGATGCACAGATCAAAATCAAGAAGCTGGAGGAACAGACTTACACACTTCAGCGACAGGTTGCTTCACAAAAACAG GAAGAGGAAGCGTTATTAAACGAAATGGAGGTAACTGGCCAAGCATTTGAAGATATGCAGGAGCAAAACTCTCGCTTGATTCAGCAATTGCGTGAAAAAGATGACGCCAACTTCAAATTAATGACTGAGAGAATAAAAAGTAATCAATTGCATAAATTAGCCAGAGAGGAGAAAGATGTTCTCAAGGAGCAAGTCACGACTTTGACAACGCAAGTCGAGGCGGCCAATGTTGTTGTACGAAAATTGGAAGAGAAGGAGCGACTTTTGCAGAATTCACTAGCCACTGTGGAGAAGGAACTGGCACTTAGGCAACAGGCCATGGAAATGCACAAGAGAAAGGCTATTGAAAGTGCACAGAGCGCTGCTGATTTGAAACTCCATCTCG aaaaatatcattcacAAATGAAAGAGGCGCAGCAGGTAGTGGCCGAGAAGACAAGCTCCTTGGAAGCTGAAGCCTACAAAACCAAGAGACTTCAAGAAGAAATCGCTCAATTACGAAGGAAGGTAGAGAGAATGAAGAAGATCGAATTGGCAGAAACTCTGGACGAAGTTATGGCGGAAGAACTCCGAGAGTACAAAGAAACACTCACCTGTCCCTCGTGCAAAGTCAAACGTAAGGATGCAGTACTCACGAAGTGCTTCCATGTTTTCTGCTGGGATTGTCTTCGTACCCGATATGAAACTCGTCAAAGGAAATGTCCAAAGTGCAACGGTGCATTTGGTGCAAATGATTATCATCGTTTGTATCTCTCAACGTGA
- the Bre1 gene encoding E3 ubiquitin-protein ligase Bre1 isoform X3: protein MSKRSADAGDSSSQPPIKKVQFEPILIGPISTLEEMDMKVLQFQNKKLAQRLEQRHRMETELRQRIEQLEKRQTQDDAVLNVVNRYWNQLNEDIRVLLQRFDAETADESENKNESEATTSFLMQLSTWDKEELDDKLAHRVQVSKRAVSKVVQAFDRLSQRNEKITLALKGEYEGEEAPNIDEVVRKANNEIQTENRNLQAINIQLHEKYHTMSLKMSELQDTITGKDTLSAELRNQVDDLQYELNKVRARNDKLEHHLGEAIEKLKAFQQIHGTDDKGTNKPSTLVPSSVSQTKLEDLQRELEETRELANNRLQELDKLHQQHRDVLKEVERLKMDIRQLPESVIVETTEYKCLQSQFSVLYNESMQLKTQLDDARAQLQTSKNSHLRHIEMMESEELMAQKKLRGECIQLEDVLAQLRKEYEMLRIEFEQNLAANEQTGPINREMRHLITSLQNHNQQLKGEVHRYKRKYKEASAEIPKLKKDVDELTTKLGQQSSQESKEGNNSDGSCKEEETMNSMPGSMQIKEEGTSIKRELGIDEEVEAIEIGEGEGSKGNSDSHALTSPTLKKEKDIKREKDIKKETAVKTEHRDPAHRLKDPKVAESEIVRDLKAQLKKTVNEMKEMKLLLDMYKGVGKEQRDKVQLMAAERKTRAELEELRQQLKKIQTFELQENKREERKKLADEDAQIKIKKLEEQTYTLQRQVASQKQEEEALLNEMEVTGQAFEDMQEQNSRLIQQLREKDDANFKLMTERIKSNQLHKLAREEKDVLKEQVTTLTTQVEAANVVVRKLEEKERLLQNSLATVEKELALRQQAMEMHKRKAIESAQSAADLKLHLEKYHSQMKEAQQVVAEKTSSLEAEAYKTKRLQEEIAQLRRKVERMKKIELAETLDEVMAEELREYKETLTCPSCKVKRKDAVLTKCFHVFCWDCLRTRYETRQRKCPKCNGAFGANDYHRLYLST from the exons ATGTCGAAGCGTTCAGCAGATGCAGGGGACAGTAGTTCCCAACCCCCGATAAAGAAAGTCCAGTTTGAACCGATTTTAATCGGTCCGATATCAACATTGGAGGAAATGGACATGAAAGTCCTTCAATTCCAGAATAAAAAGCTTGCTCAG AGGTTAGAGCAGAGGCACAGAATGGAGACAGAGCTTAGACAGAGAATTGAACAGCTAGAGAAGAGGCAAACACAGGATGATGCTGTGCTCAATGTAGTCAATCGCTACTGGAATCAATTAAATGAAGACATCCGAGTGCTGTTGCAGAGGTTTGATGCTGAAACTGCTGACGAGTCCGAGAATAAAAACGAGTCAGAAGCCACTACTTCCTTCCTGATGCAGCTCTCCACATGGGACAAGGAAGAGCTAGATGACAAGCTGGCCCATCGGGTACAGGTCTCGAAACGCGCCGTTTCAAAGGTCGTCCAGGCATTTGATCGTCTCTCCCAACGAAACGAGAAGATAACCCTCGCTTTGAAGGGCGAGTACGAGGGTGAGGAAGCTCCAAACATTGACGAGGTAGTTCGCAAGGCCAACAATGAAATACAAACCGAGAACAGAAATCTCCAGGCCATCAACATTCAACTGCACGAAAAATACCACACAATGTCGCTGAAGATGTCTGAACTCCAGGACACAATAACTGGCAAGGACACGTTATCAGCAGAACTTCGTAACCAAGTAGACGATCTCCAGTACGAGCTGAATAAAGTTCGGGCGAGAAATGACAAGCTAGAGCATCACTTGGGTGAGGCAATAGAAAAGCTGAAAGCATTCCAACAAATCCATGGCACTGACGACAAAGGAACCAATAAGCCGAGCACCCTGGTTCCTTCAAGTGTATCTCAGACGAAATTAGAGGATCTCCAACGTGAGCTGGAGGAGACAAGAGAATTAGCTAACAATAGACTTCAGGAATTAGATAAATTACATCAGCAGCACCGAGACGTATTGAAGGAAGTGGAGCGATTGAAGATGGATATTAGACAGCTCCCAGAGTCGGTAATAGTGGAGACAACTGAGTACAAATGCCTCCAGTCCCAGTTTTCAGTGCTGTACAATGAATCAATGCAGCTGAAGACTCAACTGGACGATGCGAGAGCACAATTGCAGACTAGTAAGAATTCCCATTTGAGGCACATTGAGATGATGGAGAGTGAGGAGCTGATGGCACAGAAAAAACTCAGGGGCGAGTGCATTCAACTGGAGGATGTACTGGCCCAGTTGAGGAAGGAGTATGAAATGCTTAGGATTGAATTCGAGCAGAATTTAGCTGCCAACGAACAGACTGGACCTATCAACAGGGAGATGAGGCATCTGATCACCTCTCTGCAGAATCATAATCAACAGCTGAAGGGAGAGGTCCATAGGTACAAGAGGAAGTATAAAGAGGCTTCTGCtgaaattccaaaattaaaaaaagacgTAGATGAACTGACAACAAAGCTGGGACAGCAGTCATCCCAAGAGAGTAAAGAGGGGAACAATTCTGATGGAAGTTGCAAAGAAGAAGAGACTATGAACTCTATGCCCGGGTCCATGCAAATTAAAGAGGAAGGGACTTCCATAAAACGCGAATTGGGGATTGATGAGGAGGTCGAGGCCATCGAGATAGGTGAAGGTGAAGGGAGTAAAGGGAACAGTGATTCTCACGCATTAACTTCACCGACCCTTAAGAAGGAGAAGGACATTAAGAGGGAGAAGGACATTAAGAAAGAAACCGCTGTGAAAACTGAGCACAGGGATCCAGCGCATAGACTCAAGGATCCTAAAGTAGCTGAATCGGAGATTGTGAGAGACCTCAAGGCTCAGCTTAA aaAAACAGTGAACGAAATGAAGGAAATGAAGCTCCTCCTGGACATGTACAAAGGTGTAGGCAAGGAGCAGCGTGACAAAGTTCAACTAATGGCAGCTGAACGAAAAACACGAGCAGAACTTGAAGAACTTCGTCAACAGCTGAAAAAAATCCAG ACGTTTGAATTGCAGGAAAACAAGAGGGAGGAGCGCAAGAAACTTGCCGACGAAGATGCACAGATCAAAATCAAGAAGCTGGAGGAACAGACTTACACACTTCAGCGACAGGTTGCTTCACAAAAACAG GAAGAGGAAGCGTTATTAAACGAAATGGAGGTAACTGGCCAAGCATTTGAAGATATGCAGGAGCAAAACTCTCGCTTGATTCAGCAATTGCGTGAAAAAGATGACGCCAACTTCAAATTAATGACTGAGAGAATAAAAAGTAATCAATTGCATAAATTAGCCAGAGAGGAGAAAGATGTTCTCAAGGAGCAAGTCACGACTTTGACAACGCAAGTCGAGGCGGCCAATGTTGTTGTACGAAAATTGGAAGAGAAGGAGCGACTTTTGCAGAATTCACTAGCCACTGTGGAGAAGGAACTGGCACTTAGGCAACAGGCCATGGAAATGCACAAGAGAAAGGCTATTGAAAGTGCACAGAGCGCTGCTGATTTGAAACTCCATCTCG aaaaatatcattcacAAATGAAAGAGGCGCAGCAGGTAGTGGCCGAGAAGACAAGCTCCTTGGAAGCTGAAGCCTACAAAACCAAGAGACTTCAAGAAGAAATCGCTCAATTACGAAGGAAGGTAGAGAGAATGAAGAAGATCGAATTGGCAGAAACTCTGGACGAAGTTATGGCGGAAGAACTCCGAGAGTACAAAGAAACACTCACCTGTCCCTCGTGCAAAGTCAAACGTAAGGATGCAGTACTCACGAAGTGCTTCCATGTTTTCTGCTGGGATTGTCTTCGTACCCGATATGAAACTCGTCAAAGGAAATGTCCAAAGTGCAACGGTGCATTTGGTGCAAATGATTATCATCGTTTGTATCTCTCAACGTGA